AATCGACTCAAGCACCCTAATTGGCTTGAATTTGAATTGTAGAGTTtcaaggtaaaataaaaaattgagaaagataGTAAACCCTAATTCTTGAGGTCTATGACATTGCACAATTCGTGGACTTTGAAAATGTAAAAGAGATAAATACTATACGTATTGATTGACCTTTATGTTAGTTCATTAGCAACTTCTAAAGCTCCAATATTTTACTTGCTTGCGAGAGCGATCAATAATGCGATGTGAGGATCAACAGATCTTCAATTGTGAATGATAGGAAAGATTGGAGAGAGTAAGGAGAGAAGAGTCCCACATGATTTTCTAATTCTAATTTCTGGATTCCTGGGTGTGGGGGGGAAGTGAGATCCACTAATATGAAGGGATCTTTTGTTTGACACTATCATGCATTTCTTTatgttttcttttcctttttttgtggGTTGtaataaatttaagaaaatcatGTTTCACTCTAAATTAATACGGTATTTGATTTGCAGTTTAGAAACccgcataactaatacatgtttATGCAGGATAGAAGATGAAAGAtggaataactaatacatgaataattaaACCCTACATAATTAATTCCTTCGTAAAATCATACATAGACTCCCTCATAATTAATCAACCAAATGGAACAACCAGTAGCTGGCTTGACTCCCTCTTGCTCTGGTCTACACTCCCTGTGAGTCGCCACCCTCAAGCATTACTTTACTATCAACAAACAGAATTACTACAGATAGACTAGAACATTTCTTATGTCAAACCATTCGATTGAATGCAATCTTTGATGTCAATGACATGAAAAAGAGATATATACAATGAATGGAAGATACTACTAGAGTATTTGAAAGCATCTACAAAGCCAACAACGTGCACAATGGGGATTGTAGGTCCCAAATGATGCCTTGTACCCACCCAACCTTGTCTCTCACCTGTCGACTTGAGTCGAGCTAACTTTCGATCGAGGACTATTTTGTAGCATTAATTCCTCCTAGTATACATCTCAcctaagttgctcggactcaAGTGTGGGTATCTGATGCGGGTGTGAATCCAAGGGTCGGATtcgataaaatttaaattttaagatttggGGGTACGAATCCAGGTATGGATACAAGGCTGAGATCGAGTAAAAATTCTGAACTTATAAAGTAGAGCTATAAAGATAttctaaattttgaaagatCTTCGTGGTCGTCTTTCCCACGACCCCACCTACTTCTTTCAAGCTCTCTGGTTCTTcccctcaaaaaagaaaaaggaagtcATTCAAGGCTTTCATCAACTCTCTAATAGATCGTTGCTACTGTCTTCCAAAAGTCAGAACACAACCTCTTGAATTCTTAGTTTCTTTGTGTTCGGCTTGAAACATGAAGCATCGAATATTGACCAAGAGGAAAAGCTAAAAAATGAGACAAGGACTATAATATTTTGTTGGTATGCCATTTCTCATGTGTTAAATCTATCTTATCTTTTATCAAAATCTCAATCTTCCGCCAAACTTGGCCGTGGACTCTGGTTAAAGCATTCGATGCTGGTTGATCGAATCCCACACTTGCACCCGTACCCGCACCCGCACCCGCACCTGTCTCGTGTCGACGTGGGTGCGGCAACAATAGTAAAGAGTCCGCACAACTTAGCATCTCGCCCAAATCAAAATACTAGAAAACATTGTTGATACTTGCATAATGCTATCAAGCTATGGCTGTTTTGTAGAGCATTAGTAATGCAATGATTAGTTATGAggaaatttatgtattattttatgtagatattaatattaattatgagggtttaattattcatgtattagttattccTCCTTCGATCGTGCATAAAATATTACATAGATTCCCTCAtaacttatatatgtattaattatgtgAGTTTCTAAATTGCAAACCTAACACCatattgattttatatataaatacctTACCTCCTAATCAACTACCAAATGTGACATTACTTATGCAGAATTTAATACATGCATAACTCACTTCCAAATCAACTACCAAACAATCCCAAGTGTTTTAATTTCGAAGAAAATGTTGttcatattctttttctttatcaACTCAGTACATTATAACATAGTTTATAAATGAATTGTCTGCAAAGAGGAAAAGGAAATTATGGCATCCATTAATCTAAACTAAAATTTCATTACATTATTCAACGTGTGGCTCTTTTTACAAAGAATAAATTGAGGGATCTTAAGTAGAGGAAGTTCCAAAATGACTAAAGTTTGAGCCTTGTTAAAAATATATAGCTATAGTTTATAcatttaccatttataacaaTTATTTGAGGTGTCAAGTAAAAAAAAGAGGTATAATGCGATTGTAATTGTTGTATTGTGTGAGCATTTAGGTTGTATAGTCCGGGTATATGCAAAGATACACATAATAAAAATACAGAGGATTGTATTCATTCACTTCTAATTTCACTTGTATTGATTCACCCCTACTGTATCAATATTGTCACTAGTTTGTATAACTTTTGTTCATTCACATTTATGTTTGTATCAGCGCACACAATCTTGATGGATACAGTCACGATAGTTATGTGTTCACTTAATTTGACTTGGTACACTAAGACACTGTTGCACCCTATTTTTGTCTTCGCGAAAAGAAAGAACGTGTTTCAACAATGTGACAACTCTTTTTGGAtaaaaaagaagatgaagagtCGCCATCTAACGACTTAAAGGTGTGTTAAGTTACGaataaatttaatcaaatagTTTGTAAAACCATAGGTCGGCACAGGGTTCAGTTACCTCGAAAGAAAGGTGTTAAACACCTTTCGAGGTCCCCAAATGTGTGTCTTAGTTGGATCTTATAAATTATGTGGGGGATTGTGTGACAAACACAAATCATTAATATTAGGCTAAAATGACTGTGATGAAGGATTCAAAACTATATTTAAGATAAGTGAACAAAAATGAGGttgattattaattaatttatacaaGATTAAGTGACAAGATAATTAAACaagttaaataattaaaacaacaTTTGTCACTTATGAAGCAAATAAACTCTAAATACGTGAGACTAATTATGACATAGTAAGACATACAATAAAAGAGGAGCAAGGAGAAAGAATTGACACCAAGAGGTATGAAAATCCGTAAAGAATGCATGAAAactaaactaccccaaataaaCATTCACGCGAAAGATATAAAGAAAAGATTGTATCCCAAGGAGTAATCGCTCAACCCCATGTAAAGTTTTTAAAAGACTTTTTAGCCAAAGTGCAATGGATATTAGGCTATAAGTGTATCATGCCAATCACTCATGGCTATAAGTGTACCATGCCAATCACTGCACACATATTTCACAGGGGTCctataacccccccccccccactttAAAATGAAATAATCACTTCCCTAAAAAGTTATAACCATTTCTATGCCAAAGCTGTGCAAAACATGCACAAATGTCTGAACattcattttctattttttttgttcttttcctttttttttcttattctttctttttctctttgctTTCTTCCTCGCTGCTCGGAACCACCATTGATGTAGAGTATATTcatttgatttttcttctttcttcttcgtttgatctcttgaaattcatgaagtAATGCCAGTTACTCTTGTCGCTCAACAATGGCGGAAGATGGCAAAAAGTTACATATTGCAGTATTTCCATGGCTGGATTTTGGCCATATGATTTCATATTTAGATTTCTCAAAGCTCATAGCTCAAATGGGTCACACggtttccttttatttctactCTTGAAACATTGATCCTGTCCCTGAACTTCCCCTAAATCTTGCCCCCTTCTTATATTTCATCAAACTTCCAATTTCCCACATCGAAAAGCTAACAGAAAATGCAGAAGCCACCATTGATGTACCTTATGAGCAAGCCAAGTACCTCAAAATTGCTCATGATGGACTCGAAGAATCCATGGCTAAGTTTCTCGATGATTGAGATCCTGATTTTATACTCTTTATTTTTGCTTCTTACTATGTTCCTTCAATTGCTTCAAAATTCAACATTCCGACGGCCTATTTCAACATATTCATTGCCGTGTTTCCAAGTTTCATCGGACTTGTGCCAGAATTGAACaatgattatgaaatttatataacCACCATTGAAAGACTTTAAGAAAAGCTTGATGAAATCTTGAAATgggtatgatgtttttatgatatcaaaaaagggaaaagaataatTTCAACCCTTATGCACATACTAGAGGTGTATTCACCTTCTTGGATAGGTCAACACTTAAGGGTAACCAAATTCCGAAAATAAAAGGTCCAAGTGGGTAAATGGACTCCCGTGAAGTAAAAGTTTGTCATCGGGAATTGGCTAATAGGTTGGGGAGCATTtggttattttctcaaaaattaagGTGTGAACCTTGTAGTTTATATCCATAATGTAGTTAACTCAATACACTGAGCCACTTTAATTTAGTCTGCAAAGAATCAAGTTATTTAACAATGCCCGTTTTCGCAGAGACATGATTTAGGTAAAGCAACTCTTCTAGTGGTAGTGTTTGCAAAGTCATGCTCTTTGAGAGGGGCAGGTTTCCTAAACCTTCCTGTCAGCTTTCATCTGATTACTGATAACTGAATGTGAGACATAACGCTGATGCATGCACAAAGTGATTTGGTAAGTTTTCATAAAATTGCAGACAAAAGAACAGCAACGAAGAACGCGTGGAAAGGTCTCAAGTTTTATACTATCTTTTCCATGTGGGTGAAACTGTTTTGAAGTTGGAACGTATCAGAAAAAATGTTTGTTTGAAAGTTTGCTTCAATTAATGATCAGTTCCTATTCCaatataattgttattattgcGTGTTGCCCTCTTAAACATCAATGTTTTTGGTAGATCTACAGAGGTTCTTCTGTTATATGGGCAAAGAAATGAACGTTCTACAACAAATTTTGTTGTTGACGGTGTTCTTCTGTATATGGGCAAAGAAATGAACTAATGGTAGTTATCTGTTTGGGTGCTCCACTATTGTTCACACACACATCTGAGGATAAGTGTTACTAGCATTACATTTGTTCCTTACTGTCTTTAAGGTATACACTAATTGCTTTAAATTAGTCTGGCGTCTTAGTACTGTGTTTCGAATTTGATGTTGTAGATTTCCATAGCTTCTGTTTGCATCTGGTTATGACTACTCTATCATCGCCAAATAATTCAACTGTTTCACCTTCTCGAGGGACAATTTCGCCAGCAGCCTTTGGGACATATGAATCTCCCATGCCTGGGGCCTCTCATTCTGGCCATTCTGAAATGGAGATCAGTGACAATGATGAAACAGAGCTACACTCTGTATCATGGAATCAGGATTACAGTTGCTTTGCTGCTGGCACAAGTCGTGGCTTTCGTGTATATAACTGTGATCCTTTCAAAGAGACTTTCAGACGTGATCTGAAAAGTGGTGGATTTGGAATAGTGGAGATGCTGTTCCGATGCAATATTTTAGCACTTGTGGGTGCTAAGGCTAACACTCAATACCCACCTAATAAAGTTATTATATGGGATGATCATCAGAGCCGGTGCATAGGTGAATTTTCATTTAGGTCTGAGGTTCGTGCAGTGAAACTAAGACGGGATTGTATTGTTGTAGTTCTTGAGCACAAGATATATGTCTACAACTTTATGGATCTGAAGCTTCTTCATCAGATAGAGACTGTGGCCAATCCTAGGGGACTTTGCTGCCTCTCACACCAGTTAAATACGTCTGTATTGGCTTGCCCTGGCCTTCGAAGAGGACAAATCCGGGTTGAACATTTTGGCCTGAATATGACAAAGTTAATCAAGGCACATGATTCTCAGATAGCATGCTTAACCTTAACTATTGATGGGCTTCTTCTTGCAACAGCTAGCACTCGGGGAACTTTGATAAGACTCTTCAACACCATGGACGGGACTCAGTTGCAAGAGGTACTTTCTTCTCTCATATCTTGTAATTTTGGTGAAGAACTAGACATTCAAATGGTGATTGGAATTTGGAAGGGGTGAGCACAAAGCTAGCTCATTCATTTGCAGCTTTCTAAGTACAGAATTCTCATAAAAATCCAACATTGTCATCAATTATTCCTTTCCACTTTTTTCTTGAATTAGTTTACTGGGTGTGGAGATTATTTTAGACATGGTAAAATACATACTTGGAAAAAAAGTGTTCTAAGGTCGATAGATATCATAATAAGGCCAAAGTATTATGTTCAGAACATAATTGTATAACTCTGCCTCCTAGTAAACGAAGTCTATATTGTGGGTTGCACCATATGGGAAGTATTTCTAGCTGGTAAGGAGTGGTAAGATACTTATTGTCATCTGAACTTGACTTGGAGGCCATTTCATTTCTCAATCCTAGCAGAAGAAGGAACATATTAATAGAAAGGGGCGTAACTGCAagatttgaaataatttaatattaacaAATATTCGCAAGTGTTAGAGGTATATTAGTGTAATTAAAAGTTTCCCCTCTGTAATAGCAACAGTTCACATTATCCAATATGCTATTAGAGTTGTGGTTTGATTCTTACCATCACCTAACCTTGAAAAAATCTTCATGTCTTTGGCCAACAAAATGATTCTGGCCACGCGTAGTTAGGTGTGTTAGGTATATAGTTAGTGTAAAagcttaaaattttaaattgagtCTAAGCATTCATATATTTTGATAGAAGCCCTTGACTTCAGTTATAACAAAATTAAACCAACATGAGAATTTTAAACATCAATCAATGTCTATAAATCACAAGGGGAGAGAGGGGAATTTCGTCCATGGGTCTCAATAACAAGGAGGCTTTAACAAGACAATCACAACAGTATGAGGTAGATTCCTATGCTTCCTAGCTGGAATAGTCGCTCGTACAACATGACTTTTCGTATGAAGAAACAAATTGACAATTGTTTCTATTCCATATAGGTCAACTACTAGGGAGATCTGCTGTTTGAGGGGTTTGAGACTTTGACAAGGGAGTAATAGAATTGTTATCTgacaaataatataataatgaaggGGACAAACAAGTAAGGACATGTGCCAATAGGTATGATGATGGAACAATCAGAGGTAGGGAGTTACAAAACTTTGAATGCTCTTtctcaaaaaacaaaaacaaacttTGAATTCTCTATTAATAATGGTACACATGGGAGATGTGGGAGGACGTAAGAGGggttttgggggggggggtattAGAGTGTATTGCATGGGAAGAGTAAAATAGTATCATGAGAGTTGAGAGATGAATGATCCATGTAGAAGTGCAAATTTTCTGTGTTTGCAAGAATCAAAATGGAAGAAATATCAGAGTCAATTGGTATTTTGAGATGTGAGGAAGGAGAGTCATTCCATTGCTattgtttattttaaaaaagtggGAATTGTTATTTCATGGGACTATGTGGGAGTCTATAGGCCATAGGTGAGGTGTCAAAGATGGAGTTTTGGTAGGAAGTTCAGGGGTGGATGTGGGGGCAAAAGATTCCATAGGTAATTAATTGGTGGGGATTTTTGCATTATTAGTTATCGGGAAAAACTTAGTATATGAGGCATTCTCTAGAACAATAGATGATTATGGGGCAATCTTATATGGTAGTGAATATTGGCCAGCTAAAGTGCAACATATCCACAAGATGAGTGTGGAGATGGATGCTAACACAACTGCATGGTCATACAAGAGTAAACAAGATAAAAATGACCATATTCGCTACAAGGTGCAAGTAAGCACATATTGGGGATAAAATGAGAGAAGATTGCTTGAGATGGTTTGGCCTTGTCCTACATCGACCTCTTGATGCACCGGTATGTAGATGGAAAACCATGGTGAGTGAGGTGCTAAACAGGGACGAGGTAGACCTAAAATCACATGAAAGAAAGTTATCTTGAAAAAACCTACAATTTCTTGGGATCCTTGCAGACTTAGTTAAAGCTAGGAcacaaagaaattaaaaaaactatatAGGTGATACCAACGAGAATATGTTCTAGTCATTTTAGTACATCTATTTAGGTCCGATGCTTTTCTAGGAGTATTTTGATCTTATCATAGATTTATATACTAGTAAAAAACAATAATAgaagtatgattatgacatGAGATGAGTTAAATGGAGAAGCATATTCAGTGAGGAATTATATAATCAACCTCAGTTTGTTTGGGACTGAGACGTAATGTTGTTTGTGTAAACTGTTTATCACTTTCTACTGGCATGTGCAAGATATACTTGGTCAAGGGATGAGAACTCTACAAACTTCTTATCTTCACAGGGTGAGAGGAGAAATTCCCAGATGCTGTCTAAATTTCTTTTCACGACTTCAAAAAGTTCTAATTTTTCCTTCTAAATCTGTTTCACATGTAAAAGtactttttaaatattgttCAAAATCGAACTATGTCAAATTGGATTGGAGGAAGGAGTATAATTTGAAGTTCTGATTTCCGTGTGTGCGCAGTTTTACTATGATATGTACAGTTTCTATTCACTAGGGTAGGCAATATTTCTCCAAGTATACTTCTGTCTGATTTCGGTCAATTGAAAATGGAATTGCACAATGAATAGGACATCAACAGTCATCTTAGCTTTAAGAATTATTGTTGTCTCCAGTTAGTTGGGTCTGCTTTTAGCTCTTTACTCTGCCACTAGTTTGCTGATAATCTCGTCCTTAAGAATTTTTTAGGTCCTGTGAGACAATCAACAAAAAATTTTGACTTCTAATTGTCTACAAATGTAAAATGGGATTAATGCCCATTTCTTTGGATGCTGATTTTGAGATGTTTTCCTCTAGTTTCCTCTTTGATTTAAAGCATGCTATATATGTGATTCCTTTTCTATATTCACTATCCTTTCAGCTAAGGGTGACTCTAATTGTGAATTTTGATATGTTCTCTTTAGCATAGATTGCTTATTCCTTACCTATGCTTTATCTTAGGTGCGTAGAGGGGTTGACAGAGCGGATATCTGTTGTATTGCTTTATCACCAAATGCTCAGTGGTTGGTCGTCTCGAGCGACAAAGGTACCATCCATGTATACAGCCTAAGAGTACGTGTTGTTGGGGAGGATGCTGCAGCTGATGCTGCTGTTAGAACTCCAACATTGTTGTGTCAAAATTCATCAGCTTCCCTTGATGCACTTATTTCTCCTAGTACTGGAGCCAACCCTGGTTCATCATTGTCTTTCATGAAAGGTGAGTGTATTACGAAATTAGGCGTGCAATCCCAATTGGCTGTATATTGTGCCTAATAACCAACCTTTAAGGTCTCTAGAAGGTTTTACCTGACAACAATAATGACATTAATAGGATTCACCAGTGTTTTTAACCGTTTTTGTAATGATTATGCTGTATTGTTCTAACTGCCAACTTTGATAAAGATGTATTGATCgacttctaaaattgatttgatattctcATAAAACTTTACCTTTTGTCTATGGTGGTGAGGTGACTGTCAAATTTTCTGCTGGAACTGTtataatttgatttatttttttgatacaaTGTTTCAGGAGTTTTGCCAAAATACTTTAGCTCTGAATGGTCATTTGCTCAATTTCACTTGCCAGAATGTACCCAGTACATTGCTGCGTTTGGTTCTCAGAACACCATTGTTACTGCTGGCACTGATGGAAGGTACTAAACACACTTTCTTTCTGGCTCAATATGTTACTCTATTGCAAATTCAGTTTAACCTTTTAGCATTAGTGTGAGGTATTCTGGCATTAGAACTAAAACGTTTATACCAATTCGGATAGCGGGTTCTCCTTTATCTCACCTCTTGTTGGACTTCTGTCAGTTTCTACAGGTGCAGCTTCGATCCTGTGAATGGAGGAGAAATGGTTCAGCAGGAATATGTCCGCTTTCTGAAAACAGAAAGTAGGCCGAGATAGATCTGTTTAGAAAGTAGTTTGCTTGTAAATAAATCTGAGGTTTCACTCTATTGTGAAAAGGTGTATATAATGGCTCTTGTGGCTCTATATAAGTTCAGATTATCTGCTGTGTTTTTTAATACTGATGTACTTTATTCTGTACTATTACATGGAGCTGCTGCTTCATCACTGTATATTTGTGATTGGTTTCCCGTTACTGGATATCTCTTAAAGGTGGTGTTCCGTTCACAAATACCCAGTGTTTTACGTACTTGTTCATTTAATTGTGTTTTTTGTGGCACGTTTACTGGGTATCATTTCCAGTTCAGTAGGTTACACATCTTTGCACTAAGTTGGCACTGATGTTTATGACCTTGTACAAGTTTTATCTGCTTCCATTTTCTGATAGAAGCAATGGTTGATACATTATGAGCGCTTGATCGGCAGTAATTTAGTCATACATCTGGGTTTAAGAACCAGCTGATtactttttaattattctttttttttttgaaaatgcgATGTTGATCATCGATTGTGTAAAAATTAAAATGGTGAAATAAAAAGCATTCCGCTTGTATCACACAATGGACACAGCTCTAACGTTGAAATATGACCTAACTTGCTtgaatgttttttctttttgaaagtcTATTGGCTTATGTGAACCGTTGGCGCTTATTGGCTTACATACAGACACTGAGGATTCGAGATTTCGAGTCATTCACCTACATAAAAGGTGGAgaaaactatatgcaatttatcTTCCTACCAACACATAATTTTCCATTTTTCCTTGATATTTGAGGAGTTGATCGTGAAAAAGAATAACGTGGTGTATGCTAAAACAAACGGTCAAAAAGCAAATCAACAAATTGGATACGGTGATGTGCTGACCCAACACATCActtcattttttatttgctGTTATAGACTACATGGAGGGCTATTAGTTTCTGTCAAATTGAAATGATAATGAGGATCGGTACAGGCCTAAATAGGAAGCAATTTTAAACATTGTTGTTAAATTCTGTGAATTACATAAAATTTACACGGATTTTTTCCCCTGTATAAACAAAAATGAAGCACAATATGTACCTATATTATATCAACTCCTCTCATCCCACTAAATCCTCAAAGAAGCTCCTTTTTACGCAACATCCTCATGGAAGGCAACCTTCACAGGGAAACCCCCAGAATCAGGTGAGGTTATAACTCGGTAATAGACCAAGTTGAGGAGAATGCTATTAGCAGAGAAAGACATTCGTGTTGTTGTAACATCAACATTTCTTGCTTTCAAAATGGTAACAGAGGTGTAACATCAGCATTAGAATAACTGGAATAAAAGGCTAGTTGATCCATCTCCAAAGGATCTTAGATCAGCAGGTCTGACCAAGGCTCTACACAAAGGACAAGTTCTCTCTCTTTCAAACCTGAAACTTGGCAATTAGAGAACACCAACTGTTAGCAAAAGTATAGACAATATGTCTTTTTTGGCATTCAGTAATAAAGCAGAGAAGCAGATGAATAGAAGAATCatatttctttctcaaaaaaaagtG
This Solanum dulcamara chromosome 8, daSolDulc1.2, whole genome shotgun sequence DNA region includes the following protein-coding sequences:
- the LOC129899642 gene encoding autophagy-related protein 18c-like is translated as MTTLSSPNNSTVSPSRGTISPAAFGTYESPMPGASHSGHSEMEISDNDETELHSVSWNQDYSCFAAGTSRGFRVYNCDPFKETFRRDLKSGGFGIVEMLFRCNILALVGAKANTQYPPNKVIIWDDHQSRCIGEFSFRSEVRAVKLRRDCIVVVLEHKIYVYNFMDLKLLHQIETVANPRGLCCLSHQLNTSVLACPGLRRGQIRVEHFGLNMTKLIKAHDSQIACLTLTIDGLLLATASTRGTLIRLFNTMDGTQLQEVRRGVDRADICCIALSPNAQWLVVSSDKGTIHVYSLRVRVVGEDAAADAAVRTPTLLCQNSSASLDALISPSTGANPGSSLSFMKGVLPKYFSSEWSFAQFHLPECTQYIAAFGSQNTIVTAGTDGSFYRCSFDPVNGGEMVQQEYVRFLKTESRPR